One window from the genome of Balneola vulgaris DSM 17893 encodes:
- the mce gene encoding methylmalonyl-CoA epimerase, producing MHIDHIGIAVKNLDEAIETYEKILNTKCDKKEIVESEKVATAFFNTGESKVELLGATEPDSVITKYIEKKGEGIHHVAFEVDDIYAELDRLRGEGFTVLNEQPKDGADNKLVAFLHPKGNHGVLVELCQSKKE from the coding sequence ATGCATATCGATCATATTGGAATTGCGGTGAAAAACCTCGACGAAGCCATCGAAACCTATGAAAAGATCCTCAACACTAAATGCGACAAGAAAGAGATTGTTGAAAGTGAGAAAGTAGCTACTGCTTTTTTTAATACGGGGGAATCGAAAGTAGAATTGTTAGGAGCTACTGAACCTGATTCTGTAATTACAAAGTACATCGAGAAAAAAGGTGAAGGCATCCACCATGTAGCTTTTGAAGTGGATGATATCTATGCCGAATTGGACCGACTTCGTGGTGAAGGCTTCACCGTATTGAACGAACAACCTAAAGATGGAGCCGATAATAAATTAGTGGCCTTCCTACACCCTAAAGGAAATCACGGGGTATTAGTAGAACTTTGCCAGAGTAAAAAAGAGTAA
- a CDS encoding DUF4153 domain-containing protein, whose protein sequence is MALSIPSIDQIIKGASSTIKRFPLPILAGFMFSMLSVYGIEVIETDPLAYAWLMNAIFCSALGISWFLALDLLIESRTWTTPIKWGVRLGGVLLLLAYYFSIEGMLVDDTYEALTRFGLLVLTSHLFVAIAAFLNESEMDQFWEFNKQLFLSILLSVLYTGVLFVGLTVALLSIDNLLGFDIKDKFYAQLWVCMLGIFNTLLFLSKVPKVEDVTMISYPKALKVFVQYVLIPLVTTYILILYMYLFKILMQWELPNGWVAYLVLSFSIAGILSLLLLYPIQEQKDQTWIKLYGRGFYFGLIPLSGLLVLSIWVRISEYGVTINRYLVATLAVWLIGHILYNLISHKKNIKVIPFSLALIAFLVGWGPLGAFEVSERNQLGRLSAYLEEYNYLNDQGVAVDGDAEIPFEDRKELTSITGYLIENHGLQSLQPLFNKEMNELVDSDYPYVQNEEILAHIGIEAVSRYETVELQSSKGFDYSAKNDEVIPVEGASYLIPAKLLNTNFPTKEIGAYILQLEDDRQSLKLRHTEEDWEVVFNLKETLDTLSRKGRSRSDLNPEELRMTMTAPNGQVSLMISSIGGTLNDNDYIINYINFSLLIYESP, encoded by the coding sequence ATGGCACTTTCAATCCCTTCCATCGATCAGATCATCAAAGGTGCGAGCAGCACTATAAAACGCTTTCCTCTGCCAATTCTTGCAGGATTTATGTTTTCCATGTTGAGTGTGTACGGCATTGAGGTTATAGAAACCGACCCCCTTGCATACGCTTGGCTCATGAATGCCATATTCTGTTCGGCCTTGGGTATCTCCTGGTTCCTTGCTTTAGACCTGCTCATTGAATCTCGAACATGGACAACCCCCATTAAATGGGGAGTACGATTAGGGGGAGTTTTATTGCTCTTAGCCTATTACTTCAGCATTGAAGGCATGTTGGTTGACGACACCTACGAAGCACTTACACGATTTGGGTTGTTGGTGTTGACTTCTCATTTGTTTGTGGCAATTGCTGCTTTCTTAAATGAAAGCGAAATGGATCAGTTTTGGGAGTTTAACAAACAGTTGTTTCTCTCCATCTTGCTATCGGTACTGTATACGGGGGTGCTTTTTGTTGGGCTCACAGTCGCACTTTTATCGATTGATAACTTATTAGGCTTCGACATCAAAGATAAATTTTATGCACAGTTATGGGTGTGCATGTTAGGGATATTCAATACCCTACTATTCCTGTCAAAAGTGCCTAAAGTGGAAGATGTCACCATGATTAGCTACCCCAAAGCATTGAAAGTATTCGTGCAGTATGTACTCATCCCCTTGGTAACTACATACATACTGATTCTATACATGTATCTCTTCAAAATATTGATGCAGTGGGAGCTCCCCAATGGATGGGTGGCGTATCTGGTACTTAGTTTTTCCATTGCAGGAATACTTTCGTTGTTGTTGCTATACCCCATTCAGGAGCAAAAAGACCAGACTTGGATAAAGCTCTATGGACGAGGTTTTTATTTTGGACTCATTCCGTTATCAGGACTTCTAGTGCTGTCTATTTGGGTGCGAATCTCAGAGTATGGGGTCACCATCAATCGCTATTTAGTAGCCACCTTAGCGGTGTGGCTCATTGGGCATATACTGTACAACCTCATCAGTCATAAAAAGAACATAAAAGTAATTCCTTTTAGCTTGGCACTTATAGCCTTTTTGGTGGGTTGGGGACCGCTCGGTGCCTTTGAGGTGTCGGAGCGCAATCAATTAGGTCGGTTATCCGCTTACCTTGAGGAATATAATTATCTCAATGATCAAGGTGTTGCCGTGGATGGTGACGCCGAAATCCCATTCGAAGATCGCAAAGAACTTACTTCTATTACGGGCTACCTCATCGAGAACCATGGCTTGCAATCTCTTCAGCCGCTATTCAATAAAGAAATGAATGAGTTGGTTGATAGCGATTACCCCTATGTGCAAAACGAAGAAATCTTAGCTCATATCGGTATAGAAGCAGTGAGTAGATATGAAACGGTTGAGCTTCAATCATCTAAAGGCTTTGATTATAGTGCTAAGAACGATGAAGTAATACCGGTGGAAGGGGCGAGTTATTTAATTCCGGCCAAGTTGCTGAATACGAATTTCCCAACCAAAGAAATTGGAGCTTACATCCTTCAGCTCGAAGATGATCGCCAAAGCTTGAAGCTTCGCCATACAGAAGAGGATTGGGAAGTAGTGTTTAATTTGAAAGAAACTTTAGATACGCTATCTCGAAAAGGACGCAGTCGAAGTGATCTTAATCCTGAAGAACTTCGGATGACGATGACCGCACCGAACGGGCAAGTTTCGC